A segment of the Solanum lycopersicum chromosome 9, SLM_r2.1 genome:
GGTACGTTTCAGTGTAATTTTATTGGTGAAATATTCAGAGGCTAATATATATACAGAATTTACTCCTATTTTGTGAAGGTATAGAGGTTATAATTCGAAAATCACAACTCAAGTAAAACATATCAAATTTGCAAATAAGCGATTTCGAAACAAAATCTTTCCTCTTAGCATTATATGTTTGAACAATTATTGCATTTTGGGCTAAATGTGCATGTATACTACAAGGGAGTACAAGATTTTGGGCCTCATTTTCAGCCCAACGGCCCAATCAAAGATTCGTGGATCAAACTAGCATGTGATCGACAAGCCCATGTACATGTTCACAATTCTTGGTGAATCATTATACGTTTTAAGGAAAATTTACCTAAATACACAACTTATTTTaccattttttctaaaattccttatcatttgaaaaatttacaaaaatcctAATCTCTCCTATTTTCGGATACATCACTTTACGTGATGTATCAGTCGAACATAGCATTCTACGCGATGTATCGCGATGTTGAGTAAGGTATCTTAAATCGAGACGTGATTTATCAGGATGCTGAGAGTTATATTTAAAACCGGAATGTGATATTTCAGAACGTTCTGAAATATATCTGAATTCCAccaaatttaaagaatttttataatttagaaaaaaataggCATACGATGTAATTAACTCTTAACCCGAGAAACTTCATCTAACACGTTTTGCTTCAAAATTGATTCAAATTAACTCCAAATATAATTTGTTACATTCAATGTCAATCCCAATAATTGCTACTCGTTAGATTCCACATAAACCTTAAAGTAACAATACACTCACTTTATAATATATGGCAAGTcgatattatataatatatcttGTCCACAGATTGAATcaaaacaaagataaattaaaagaaaaattacataaattaatatattttaaaaaataattactgattttagcgatattttttgtttattatcatttatagtaatgctttgttaaatctgtaatatgtattaaaagtgaattatgtatgcaatatatatggattataattgttttttgaaatatatcatgtttatttggtaaaaaattatcacattgtattataagtgtattaaaatgtgtgataaatgtattattcatcattaaaatttgtatcatatgtgaataataaattgttctttgtaatatgtattaaatttgtattataaataaattaaaaatgatcaagtgaaaaaaaatattattactataaatgataaatatattttgttatagtATATTTACGTAAATTTTCCTAAATTAAATCACTACTAAAAGATTAGTATTTGCCCACTAAactttctaataaaaaatatccaGAGAATATTTTCACagttattttaattgaaatagtgggtaaaagaaaaaaaaatagaaatgttttcttatgaaaaaattagaaagtttTCCTTATTTAATTGAGAATCGATTTCTACCATGTATTATTTCAATGAGTTGGTTTGGCCAGGAGATTGCGAGGAAAACTCATTGATCTGTAACACATATTTCTTACGTTAGGTAAAATCTCATATTTACTAGTGAATGAATCGCCTAGTTAAAGTCTTTTATTACAATAATTTATCTAGTGTAATCCACGTATAAAGTATATACCGaattaaaaattcttttcttacaaaaaagaaaaattaaatcaaaatccttaaataaaaaacctaaagtttatccattttaattttagaGAAAGAAACGGAAAACGGTTGGCGAATAAATGGCgccaaaattaaataaacaaaattatagtattatttttttctctctcccaaTTCTCTTCCATCcatttccttcttcttccttcaCTTTCTCTGCAAAATTCAACCATGTTTATGAACCTTCAATTTATATACTAAGGTATTATAATGAcgataatattttaattgtaataCTCGTTTATATATGTCAAGACacagattcaaaatttaaaaataagtaagtgCACCATTTAATATATTACCTTGCATATATATTGGATACATCTATGATTATTTTACTCTaatttgtcttttcttttaatcttatgATATGGATGTGAAAATtgctttgtcaaaaaaaaaataattatactttttGGTTTAATCATACATCTACTTGTTCGGTTCGAAAGTGATTAGGATATCATGCGAAAGTTTACAATTGCAAAGATACTATTTAgattcgtttttttttttttttatctagacAAACTTTTCCACATTGGTGGTAAAAACAATCCCTAACAAAGGCTACTTTGTTATACAGGGAGATTCTAACCCGAGACCTTTGGTTAAGGATGAAACACTATTCTGTCTAGACAAACTTACTCATGtataatccttttttttttcatgtataaCCGTGTCGTCTGGGTCAACTTGCATGCACTTCGACATACGACAAACATCATAGGTTGGTATTACCTCTCACCAGCATAGATATCAAGTAAAGTAACTTTTGAGATGCCCATATTATGAGATTTGAAAGTGAAACACACTTTGTAGATCTTACTAGTTGTAATTGAAATGGGGAAAGTTTGAATAAGtgaattgttgttattttgtttGATCATCTATTGTTTTTTTAGCTTATTGTCTTCCTACATATGGTTCAGGTGTAGGAAGACTgaggaaaaataaaaggaacTCGCTAGGCCTTGAGAATAAAGGCGATTCGATTGGTACTATTACACAATGGGAAAGCACCAAGATCCTAGTATTAGTCCGGAAAGTCCTCCGGGATGCATGTGGATACTTCACAGGAAACGCCTTCCGCGCAAAAGGAAGGGTGGTGGAAAGCGAGTTGCTGGTGAGGAAATTAAGAAcagagaaaaaaacataaacagaATCTCCCATTGCTGCATTATGTTTATTTAGACTCTTAAGCATGTCATGTTAGATGGTGAAGTTGTATGTTTGCATACTGTTTAactatttttcactttttccaGTGGTTGAAGATCTAGAGGATAATGCAACTGCTACTGAGAGTTCCCCGGTAAGTTTGCAAGGTAGTATATGAGAGGTTTTTAAGTCTCTATTTTTGTGCTGTCCGTTTGACAGCTTGTTGCTACATTATGTACATATATGCGCGCTAAACTTACTATGTCATCGACTGTATCATTTCAGATTGTGTCGAAAATCAAAGAACCTAATCAAGTGTCCAAAAGTTCAATGTTATCTCGGATAAGGTCTTTGATTACTCAAGAAGAGACGTCTAAAAAAAGAAAGGGCAGGCACCGGAGAAGTTCATCCTGTCCTATACAGCTCGAACGAACTAATTCTATTCAACATCTAGACCTTGCTGATCTACAATCTTCTCATGACAAGACTTTGGAGCATACTAATTACAAAGAGATGTATTCTGTTGCTAGTCTGTTAGACCCTCCCACCAAAAAAATACGAGACCGTGCAGTGCAAGAGCCTATGGAAGTAGAAAACATGAGAAATGACTCATCCAAGTTAATGCTCGGGTTTATAAAGTCGATTTCATTTCCTTCGCGTAGATCACGAGGAAGAAAAGCTGTCAGGTCAAGGAAATGTAGGCATCATGCTAAAGGGGAAGATGATCAGTCACAAGTTGGTAGTGAGGTGTCTGGTTCTGGTGGATTTAATAGCAACTCAGTGACATCAACGGATTTGAGTAGCGATGATGATGTTGGAAAAAACGTGTTGATCAGAAGAGCTGAATCATTTGATAATGCCTCTGCTTGTTCACCTCGCGCAGAAAAGAAAGACCGTGAGAGTAGTAAACTCATTCTCAATCGTTTTAAGAatctaaagcaaaaaataagaTATGCACTCGAGGAGAGTAGAAAGGAGAGGCATCGAATTTTCATGGATGCTGTCCTTCATAAGGTTCCACATGGTCATCGATCATCAAAGGATATTGAAAAGGGAAGTACTTTTGCTCATTGCAATTCTCCATTTATGAGGAGTGAAAAAATGACATCCTTTAGGAGAACATCATCTGTTAATGAGTCATTGCACAAATATAATGGATTTCTCGACTCATCTATCTATAGGGAAGAAAAACATCACATTTCTGATCGTTCGAGCTTTAGAACATCTAGATCACCTTCACCGGGTAGAAGAAGTCCTATAGGTCTCGATAGGATTCTCTCTATGCCTGATCTCACATATTACAATTCTTTTAAATGTGAGGACTCTCCTGAACGTGGATCCTCGTATACACTAGACAGAGCTACATCGAGCAGCAACTTATACGTAGGAATTTGCAAGTCCAATGAACAGAAGTCCCTAGACATTCCTTTAGGTTCCGAAAACCATACTGAGAAGGGTTATAATTCAGACTCCAAGAGTACAATTTTTCTTGATGTTAGCGAGAGATTTGATGACTTTGGTGGCTTAAAGACTCGTGAGAACTCTTCCCCCGTTGAAAACATTATCGAGGGAACATCATCAGTTGTTTCAAACGTAGATAAACCAATTCCTGTTCCTCTGCCTGATATGATTATTCAGAATGCTACTTCTGGTGCAAATGAGCTCTCGGCGGCTAAAGGTATGTTATTCGAGGCAATCTATATATTCTTCTCTATGCTATATAAGTAGACTGATCTATCTATTGTTTTCTTGTACTTTGATTATCGATTTTGTTATAGTTACTGCTCAGCATGCTTTGTTATACTTTCACATTCGTTACTTCTTTTTCTGCattgcttttatttgtttttccttGAACTAAAGGTCTATCGGAAGCAACCTCTCAGGTATGGATAAGGTCtgtgtacactctaccctccccatAACCCAATGTGTGGGACTGCACTGAGTACATTGTTGTTTCTAAGCAAACTATTAATTTGGACACATTCGAAACATGTATTGGTCTTGATGTGAATATGAAATGACGCCAAACATACCAAAGTTTGATACTTTCTGCGTAACACATGTAAATTATGTACGTGCCTTCATGTATGATCCGTGCTGTGTAAGTTATATATCTCTATAAAATGCGTATAGCAAACTAAAACGATGACTTTACAGGTGCAGAAGAAGATGTAGTTCATACCGATAAAAGAGGATTGCCATCGAGTGATCTGAACAGAATTTTGCAAATTCAAGTTGATAAAAGATATGAATGtgaattcaattatgtaaaAGATGTACTAGAACTATCAGGATTCAGTGGAGATAAGATTATAGGGAAATGGCATTCTGCTGATAAACCAGTGAATCCTTCATTATTTGATGAAGTGGAAGGATATTGCTTACTTGATCAAGAGGGTGTTACTTGTGATCAACTACTCTTGTTTGATTTGATCAATGAGGTCTTGTTACAAATTTATGAGAGATCATGTTCCTACTGGCCAAAGTCGTTGACGTGTCATACTCATATCCATACGATGCCTATTGGCTACCATGTCCTTGGTGAGGTATGGAAAGATGTGACCTTGTGTTTCGAGTCTGAAATGAAGAATGATCAACCAATTGACGATGTTGTGAGTCGTGATCTAGCAAAAGGTGAGACTTGGATGAACCTTCAATTTGATGCTGTGTGTGGTGGACTGGAGTTGGAGGATCTTATATTGAATGATCTTTTAGAAGAGCTGGTTTTCACTTGATGTTCATCACATTTGGTCCAACACATACACCTGAGGCGGATCTAGGGAGGGTTCAGTAATTCAATTGAACTCTTTGCTTTTGACTCGAGCTATGTATACATACGCGGTATACATTGATTTTGCTTGACACATTTGGTCCAAACATATAAACTTACGCAGGCAGATCTAGGATGGGTTCAGTGGTTCAATTGAATTCTTTGCTTTTGACTCGAGCTATGTATACATAAGGTACGAATAGCTTTTGCTTGACACATTTAGTACAACACATATACGTAGAAAGGCGGATCATAGGCGAGTTCAATGGTTCAATCCAACTCCATGTTTTTTTATTAGAGCAATGTATACATATGATATACTAGTTTTTGCTCGACACATATGATATACTAGTAGATCTTGGGCCGGTTAAGTGGTTCAATTGGACTCATTACTTTTGACTTGAGCTACGTATACATACACAAAAAAGAATgtgaatatatacatataataattgATCACAGTCGTACTGAACTGCTCAATCTAGATCCTAGATTAGCCTTTGTATAGATTATGCATATACATGGCATTTTATTTAATAAGCAAATTGTTTGTTCGATGGCTCTAAGAAAGTATAAAAGAATAATCTTGAGCACACATaatgttcaaaaatatttgagaCTCTACATATTTGGAACAATGTTTCTACATGTTTTTGAGTATATAACTTTCTTAACTTTTCAACTACTATGTAAAGATTTTAGTTTTCAAAAGCTAAGATTTTTCTATTATAATATACCGTAAACTTTCTTCTTAACACATGTTATTAAGTGTAAAATGGAAAgtttaaagttatatatatttcaaatagaaaaaagtatcatttttaaaataaactaataataagaaaatagtgTCGCATAAATGAAAAAGAGGGAATTTGTTTTTTTGGGTCTGGAAggaaaatattaaagaatatatttagAGTAATAAAATTTAACATCAAAGCCCGTCTAGCTCAGTTGGTAGAGCGCAAGGCTCTTAACCTTGTGGTCGTGGGTTCGAGCCCCACGGTGGGCGTTTCTTTTTACGTCACATCATATTTATTCTTAACCTTGTGGTCGTGGGTTCGAGCCCCATGGTGGgtgttcattttttctttttacgtCACATCATATTCATTCTTAACCTTGTGGTTGTGGGTTCGAGCCCCATGGTGGgcgtttcttttttctttttacgtCACATCATACTCATTCTCAACGCTCTGACCTTCAAGCCCCATGTTGTacatttcttgttttcttttcatgcttcatagATCACTACTACATATTCATTCTCAAGGCTCGAACCTGAAGTATTTGAAGTGTTGAATTACTTACTCAATTCAAGATGTTACAAGTATTTGAGGTGTTAGAATTTACTTACTCAATTCAAGATGTCATAAGTTACATATAGAGTTATAAGATCTGAATTGAGATAAATGAAGTCTAAgactttttatttatagtagTAATAACACTAAAATACAACCCTCCAAAAACTTATCTTGTATTATAACGTAATATTATTATAGAATAAGCAACCAAGCAATGTGAGACTTGACTTCTTCTCAATCCTTTATAAAGATCTCTTTAATCAATTAGGAACAAGATTCCTATCcaataatttctttatttaaattttcatttcacattcatacaaATACTACATTTCATTATATAATAGGTTCCCTCTTATCTTCTTGCTTcacttttcaaagaaaaatgacCCAAAGTCTTTCACATTTCCAATCATTGAACCAACATTCACTTACTTATCTTTCTTTTGTCATGTGCTATGGCATCTACCAAACTATAAATGACAAAGAAAAAggcatatttataaaaaaaattctcggTTCTAATCGGTGTTCGAAGTTCACATTGAAGTTCCATTTAAGTCTAGATGGCGCTCTGCGGGGCCCATTTGGTGGTGACACTCGCAATACGATTTTCTTCATACCCAAAGCTCAAATTCGAGATCACTAATTAAGAGTGAAATAATCCTACCAGTCCACCAAAAGTCATATTGGTAGAAGGCATATTATAATTGCTATatgatttctttttcatttttcctcaTATATAATTTAGCTTAATTCTAACCCTctttccaaaagaaaaaaaacccaTTTATTCTATGTCCTTTTCAATCTAAAATACACAACCCCATGTCTATATTCTCCATCCAAAGGCCAAAGTAGCAAGTAGCAATAttatctcctttttttttattttctcaaacaacaatattttcttATCATGGGATTTGAATTGATTTAGATGTTATAAGATTTGAATTAAGATAAATGAAGTGCAAGAATTTTGTCAAATATTATTAACTTACGATTACTTGTTTTATGTAAGTATCGAAATAGAAAATACGACCTCGTAAGTAATCAAGCTCATCTCTCCTCTCAAGACTTATTTTGTGTCCATATacgtaattaaaattttgaataaagatGAAATTATCTTGTGTAGAACACCACAGAATGAATTGTCGTTCTCATTTCAAATCGATAAATATGTTgataacattatatatatatatatatatatatatatatatatatcttgacATTATTATAAGTTAGTGATATGAATTTTAAGCGCTTataagtaatttaatttttaatgaacGTACACTAATATATAGTGGTACTAAACTAAACTTTAGTACTACCTTGAAAAAATGTGTACTAAGATAAATTATAACTAGCAAACAATTAGTCATATAGggttaaaatatgataaaagggTAAAGGAGATTCACTTATATGTAGGCCATCTTTAAATTATTCGACATCCATAGAGACGTAGGAAGTTCATCCCTACCCCCCATCATGAATGGtcgataaaaaaacaaattaaatagagGGTATATTTGGTacgatgaaaaatattttcacgaactttttttttttttagaaaatgtttttttaaatttaagtgagcttttatttattttttggtatgtgataagtaagaaagaaaatattatctcACGAGTATTTATATGTTATCTAGCAAAACATTATGAAGGGGATATCGCGAGTAGTAGGGCCCTTTGCACAATTATCAGCCCATGTGCTAACAAATAAACatatcttttctcttctctcattttatggaaaattgtgatgaaaataatagataattttttttaaaatattaaactattggagtttcatttattttacattatataaTATTAGAGTTATATTTacctaatttattatttaacatgaTATTGAGTCTTCATCTTGTATTTTCTatgatttagatattcaatTATGATGTTTAAATTAAAGGAATGCAATGAGTTCCACATTAATAGATTAAGGGGTATTTAAAGATGGTTTGATTAGGGAATAAGTTATACTAAGTTTATAATGATGGAATTATAATATTGAGATTagtattgataaaattatttaatgattgtattttttaattgatagaTGTTCAGTTTATTGGACTAAAAAAGAGGATATACTagtataatatgaaaaatatatatagtatttgGTTTTGAACATtacgataaaaataaattttagcgGTAATAAATGAATATATCAATAAAAAGTGCTAAAATCTttaccggcattagttaagtaCCATTAGATCCAATGTAGCTAAAGCATTTAGTGACACATACAAAGAATGTTAATTgccactaaaaatacatatttagcggtAATTGCTAATTAATTACCGCTAAAGCATATTTTTAATGTAGTAGAAGTAGATAAGTTGGGATAAATTTTTGTTTGCAATTTTAACCTTGTCTTGCTTAAatagtttggaagaaaaattattaagaaaGGCAAATGTATGTCATTTTGTTGTTTAGTTAAGGGATTAATAATCCTGGAATTATTATCTTATCTTTGGTGTGTGATTAAAATAATACtatgattataatataattaattccaAAATT
Coding sequences within it:
- the TRM16/32B gene encoding uncharacterized protein TRM16/32B — translated: MGKHQDPSISPESPPGCMWILHRKRLPRKRKGGGKRVAVVEDLEDNATATESSPIVSKIKEPNQVSKSSMLSRIRSLITQEETSKKRKGRHRRSSSCPIQLERTNSIQHLDLADLQSSHDKTLEHTNYKEMYSVASLLDPPTKKIRDRAVQEPMEVENMRNDSSKLMLGFIKSISFPSRRSRGRKAVRSRKCRHHAKGEDDQSQVGSEVSGSGGFNSNSVTSTDLSSDDDVGKNVLIRRAESFDNASACSPRAEKKDRESSKLILNRFKNLKQKIRYALEESRKERHRIFMDAVLHKVPHGHRSSKDIEKGSTFAHCNSPFMRSEKMTSFRRTSSVNESLHKYNGFLDSSIYREEKHHISDRSSFRTSRSPSPGRRSPIGLDRILSMPDLTYYNSFKCEDSPERGSSYTLDRATSSSNLYVGICKSNEQKSLDIPLGSENHTEKGYNSDSKSTIFLDVSERFDDFGGLKTRENSSPVENIIEGTSSVVSNVDKPIPVPLPDMIIQNATSGANELSAAKGAEEDVVHTDKRGLPSSDLNRILQIQVDKRYECEFNYVKDVLELSGFSGDKIIGKWHSADKPVNPSLFDEVEGYCLLDQEGVTCDQLLLFDLINEVLLQIYERSCSYWPKSLTCHTHIHTMPIGYHVLGEVWKDVTLCFESEMKNDQPIDDVVSRDLAKGETWMNLQFDAVCGGLELEDLILNDLLEELVFT